One genomic segment of Belonocnema kinseyi isolate 2016_QV_RU_SX_M_011 chromosome 2, B_treatae_v1, whole genome shotgun sequence includes these proteins:
- the LOC117168114 gene encoding uncharacterized protein LOC117168114 codes for MDEYNFPLEKGKNQNAENLHQDGNFETIYRWLETIPFSKAPKTLARDFADGVLMAELLQIYYPRFLEVHKCMPASNINMRKDNWNTLNRKVFSRIFLKLNSHTISQLANSHHGTIEKLLLALHGKLNNKDINYLQELGTNDISETQIENLEVQQVDSPGTDSLQSSSANAIARLETSLNGFSSFLKKIKNNLKIFMIWLMSVLCIWKYFSKYQSVNENANNEIVYNNYPLEIAQQTGYINAQITESVTRWAYEQLIQEIHEKEDIITTLNHKIAYLEGMMRQKDSRITNLMNQVTNNSVEILPNVRQRLLTTGQLRSRPKSHNPLMMPNSYGS; via the exons atggatgAATATAATTTTCCTCTCGAGAAGGGAAAAAATCAAAATGCCGAGAATCTTCATCAAGACGGGAATTTCGAAACAATTTATCGTTGGCTCGAAACAATTCCGTTTTCTAAAGCACCTAAAACCTTAGCTAGAGATTTTGCAGATGgag TCCTTATGGCAGaattattacaaatatattacccTCGATTTCTTGAAGTCCATAAATGCATGCCAGCTAGTAACATCAATATGAGAAAAGACAATTGGAACACTTTGAATAGAAAAgtattttctagaatatttttaaaattaaatagccaTACAATCAGTCAATTAGCAAATAGTCACCATggtacaattgaaaaattattattggcaTTACATGGAAAACTTAACAATAAAGATATCAATTATTTACAAGAACTTGGAACTAATGATATTAGTGAAACAC aaatcgaAAATTTAGAAGTACAACAGGTAGATTCACCCGGAACAGATTCTCTACAAAGCAGCTCTGCAAATGCTATAGCACGATTAGAAACATCATTAAACGGTTtctcttctttcttgaaaaagataaaaaataatctcaaaattttcatgatttggtTGATGAGCGTCCTCtgcatttggaaatatttttcgaaatatcagTCAGTAAACGAAAACGCAaacaatgaaattgtttataataactatCCGCTTGAAATTG cacaACAAACCGGATATATAAATGCACAAATAACCGAATCAGTGACGCGATGGGCTTATGAGCaattaattcaagaaatacaTGAAAAAGAGGACATAATTACGACTCTGAACCATAAGATCGCATATTTAGAAGGCATGATGCGACAAAAAGATTCTCGTATCACAAACTTGATGAACCAAGTTACTAACAATTCTGTAGAGATTTTACCTAATGTCAGACAACGTTTGCTCACTACTGGCCAACTCAGATCAAGACCAAAGTCACATAATCCACTGATGATGCCAAATTCATATGGGAGCTAG